A single Mesomycoplasma bovoculi M165/69 DNA region contains:
- a CDS encoding P97 family adhesin, which produces MVNKKFLIIGLGAVASVAIVATPLAIVSKLTYKGDSIKNVQDALNKIVNVSFQTGDGDGKINNNVSYSRLKSFYFDSNNKPNSKFVVSNFDFFEQKGDQLEKIDDKSFGNFKIVADDLQANDTDKNFTIFYHVEATQPNEFGQIVKSEIHKSNLNFGVVPQFLLATEAHSKLAEFKKAITTSQAFDATDGSGIAISPLNPYTIQQFKASVEKDANTVIRPLALVSESSFINDINTANSSDQAIHLLSKYFNFQDVFGQILKNGDYKFSLVKNPNLSQKPGEGEYVTKVNDAGKSLFRLYLKTEFSDEYKASHQHLPELNAAHIDIINFDLSNDKFKDLFLKPNFTSDWTVKTPTKDDYYTTKPTIDQAVTQQLSNVQSTATTNGQTTSSQTPGQQQSGSASSVTTTADVTTTNGAANPSTSTTSDTTDESKVDSSQINVFDFLSHINGTFFATKEERNKFVTSYINSMLKNGLKPSYQGQNEGLKSLSEQEKDLLFNYNVEVDADSLTLAYDDKEQKPVIKGRLTYIVTGKPTNPEVKEKGQTPLQGSTSLFELDNFKPFEVESTDTTTTKTQSTTTKVDDTFKYIEFKAPESFKDFLFENNVDYNSVDGQVKDKLLLSELRNAYITNNDEKIYQLLSNPNYYGLVLNSARKLDAITKDFDVPSIDAIPYTFKEATSKENIKNNVLNIDSKIFRNDSDVVRFYFALEKQGFTKVAQYLFDILKSTGNIPADSQLDINKPIFEQLSKISLIKQGDLGFDTLSFGNNYQFEVDGDSTTSSQNLSLDKNGLPSQTFENQSGDDDLLDISSLSAAYVDPTISQQIQENQLTSDSDVLKLVKKSSPYFADSSTVKFQSVADVLIAFYTKLYELTNQGSLPLSKINGNLGYKLEFQVAKPDDIKKLVDFDQNKDDISKLEIKYRYSVGFVDPKNPSAIKHELFKTSFQSLNEISLHNDVKTASNGSSILEKKIDSIPDYYKTFYLPTEDYENLGAKLVLRYANRKIPRMSVEDLLTELNAPWIENYYKNLFGKDVRFWVLNGFVPDYSSLSSSTETSSEDELDAELIKSINPHASVTDDHKYTISSDVAKEANLENKQIEIKVKNEDEAKLVQTFNTTSSNKDNKNKFKENYKTIRLYVQSGKKLSDKPLIIRVYEQK; this is translated from the coding sequence GTGATCAACTTGAAAAAATTGATGATAAGTCATTTGGTAACTTTAAAATTGTTGCTGATGATTTACAAGCTAATGATACAGATAAAAACTTCACTATTTTCTACCACGTTGAAGCAACACAACCAAATGAGTTTGGTCAAATTGTTAAATCTGAAATTCATAAATCAAATCTTAACTTTGGTGTTGTACCACAATTTTTATTAGCAACAGAAGCTCACTCAAAATTAGCTGAATTTAAAAAAGCTATCACTACATCACAAGCATTTGATGCAACTGATGGATCTGGAATAGCTATTAGTCCACTCAATCCTTATACAATTCAACAATTTAAAGCAAGTGTTGAAAAAGATGCTAACACTGTGATTAGACCACTTGCGCTAGTTAGTGAGTCAAGTTTCATCAATGATATTAACACTGCCAATTCATCAGATCAAGCAATTCATTTATTGAGTAAATACTTTAACTTTCAAGATGTATTTGGTCAAATCTTAAAAAATGGTGATTATAAATTTAGTTTAGTTAAAAACCCTAACTTATCACAAAAACCAGGTGAGGGTGAATATGTTACTAAAGTAAATGATGCTGGAAAAAGTTTATTCCGTTTATACTTAAAAACAGAATTTTCAGATGAATATAAAGCAAGTCACCAACACTTGCCAGAATTAAATGCTGCTCACATTGATATTATTAACTTTGATTTATCAAATGATAAATTTAAAGATTTATTCTTAAAACCTAACTTTACAAGTGATTGAACAGTAAAAACTCCAACTAAAGATGATTATTACACAACAAAACCTACTATAGATCAAGCAGTTACTCAACAATTATCAAATGTTCAAAGTACAGCTACAACTAATGGACAAACAACATCTTCACAAACACCTGGTCAACAACAATCAGGAAGCGCTTCATCTGTAACAACCACTGCTGATGTTACTACAACAAATGGAGCAGCAAATCCAAGCACTTCTACAACAAGTGATACTACCGATGAATCTAAAGTTGATTCAAGTCAAATTAATGTTTTTGACTTTTTAAGTCACATTAATGGCACCTTCTTTGCAACTAAAGAAGAACGTAATAAATTTGTAACTTCATACATTAACTCAATGTTAAAAAATGGTTTAAAACCATCATATCAAGGTCAAAATGAAGGTCTTAAATCTCTTAGTGAGCAAGAAAAAGATTTACTCTTTAATTACAATGTAGAAGTAGATGCAGATTCATTAACATTAGCATATGATGACAAAGAACAAAAGCCAGTTATTAAAGGAAGATTAACTTATATAGTTACTGGTAAACCAACAAATCCTGAAGTTAAAGAAAAAGGTCAAACTCCATTACAAGGTTCTACTTCATTATTTGAATTAGATAATTTTAAACCTTTTGAAGTAGAAAGTACTGATACTACAACTACTAAAACTCAAAGCACTACAACAAAAGTAGATGATACATTTAAATATATAGAATTTAAAGCTCCAGAATCTTTTAAAGACTTTTTATTTGAGAATAATGTTGATTATAATTCTGTAGATGGACAAGTAAAAGATAAATTACTATTATCTGAATTAAGAAATGCATATATTACTAACAATGATGAAAAAATATATCAATTATTATCTAATCCTAATTACTATGGATTAGTTCTAAATTCAGCTAGAAAATTAGATGCTATTACAAAAGACTTTGATGTTCCAAGTATTGATGCAATTCCATACACTTTTAAAGAAGCAACAAGTAAAGAAAATATTAAAAACAATGTTTTAAATATTGATTCAAAAATCTTTAGAAATGACTCTGATGTTGTTAGATTCTATTTTGCATTAGAAAAACAAGGATTTACTAAAGTTGCACAATATCTATTTGACATTTTAAAATCAACTGGAAATATTCCAGCAGATAGTCAATTAGACATTAACAAACCTATTTTTGAACAATTAAGTAAAATTAGTTTAATTAAACAAGGTGATTTAGGATTTGATACACTATCATTTGGAAATAACTATCAATTTGAGGTTGATGGAGATTCTACTACTAGTTCACAAAACCTATCTTTGGATAAAAATGGATTACCATCACAAACTTTTGAAAACCAAAGTGGGGATGATGATTTATTAGATATTTCAAGTTTATCTGCAGCTTATGTAGATCCTACAATTTCACAACAAATTCAAGAAAACCAGCTAACTAGTGATAGTGATGTTTTAAAACTTGTTAAAAAATCATCACCATATTTTGCCGATTCTAGTACAGTTAAATTCCAATCAGTTGCTGATGTTTTAATTGCATTTTATACAAAGCTTTATGAATTAACAAATCAAGGCTCATTACCTTTAAGTAAAATTAATGGTAATTTAGGTTATAAACTAGAGTTTCAAGTAGCAAAGCCTGATGATATAAAAAAACTTGTTGATTTTGATCAAAATAAAGATGATATTAGTAAATTAGAAATTAAATATAGATATTCAGTAGGTTTTGTTGATCCTAAAAATCCAAGTGCTATTAAGCATGAGTTATTCAAAACTTCTTTCCAATCATTAAATGAAATTTCATTGCACAATGATGTTAAGACAGCATCAAATGGTAGTTCTATATTAGAAAAGAAAATAGATTCTATTCCAGATTACTACAAAACATTCTATTTACCAACAGAAGATTATGAAAATTTAGGTGCAAAACTTGTTTTAAGATATGCTAATAGAAAAATTCCTAGAATGTCTGTCGAAGATTTACTAACTGAATTAAATGCTCCATGAATTGAAAATTATTACAAAAATCTTTTTGGTAAAGATGTTAGATTTTGAGTATTAAATGGGTTTGTGCCAGATTATTCAAGTCTTTCTTCATCGACAGAAACAAGTTCAGAAGACGAATTAGATGCAGAATTAATTAAAAGTATAAATCCACATGCATCAGTTACAGATGACCACAAATATACTATAAGTTCAGATGTAGCTAAAGAAGCTAATTTAGAGAATAAACAAATAGAAATAAAAGTTAAGAATGAAGATGAAGCAAAGTTAGTACAAACATTTAACACAACATCTTCTAATAAAGATAATAAAAACAAATTTAAAGAAAACTACAAAACAATTAGACTTTATGTACAATCAGGAAAAAAACTTTCTGACAAACCACTCATTATTAGAGTCTACGAACAAAAATAA